AAAGGCGATTATATATTAACAAGCTTTGGAAAATGGCAACAGTATCAAACGGTAAAAGAAGAAAATGCGATGAAACTGCCAGACTTAGATGTCCCTAAAAGTTATTTTCTTTCTGCTTTAGGAATGCCAGGGTTAACCGCTTATTTTGGAATGCTAGACATAGGTGAACCAAAAGAAGGAGAAACCGTTGTTGTTTCTGGAGCAGCTGGTGCAGTTGGAATGGTAGCTGGTCAATTGGCGAAAATAAAAGGCGCTAAAGTAATTGGAATCGCTGGTTCTGATGAAAAAACACGTTTTTTAGAAGAAGAGCTACATTTTGATAAAACGATTAATTATAAAACAACGCCTAATATACTAAATGAATTAAAAGAAGCGTGTCCTAATGGTGTCGACGTTTATTATGATAATGTAGGTGGAGAGATTTCAGACGCGGTCATCTCTCTTATTAACCATAAAGCGAGAATTCCATTATGTGGTGCAATATCTTCTTATAATAAACTAGAGGATTATGGTCCTCGTTTACAAGGTATGCTCATTACAACAAGCTC
This portion of the Bacillus carboniphilus genome encodes:
- a CDS encoding NADP-dependent oxidoreductase, producing MNQEIQLVSRPEGMPTANNFKQVDTDIPSLKEQEILVKSIYISVDPYMRGRMVDRKSYIPPFALNEAITGGVVAQVIETKSDKFNKGDYILTSFGKWQQYQTVKEENAMKLPDLDVPKSYFLSALGMPGLTAYFGMLDIGEPKEGETVVVSGAAGAVGMVAGQLAKIKGAKVIGIAGSDEKTRFLEEELHFDKTINYKTTPNILNELKEACPNGVDVYYDNVGGEISDAVISLINHKARIPLCGAISSYNKLEDYGPRLQGMLITTSSLMKGFIVSDYADQFEEATKQLAMYMMTGKLKFKETVVEGFDKLPEAFIGLFKGENIGKMVVKVGEPE